Proteins encoded within one genomic window of Equus caballus isolate H_3958 breed thoroughbred chromosome 20, TB-T2T, whole genome shotgun sequence:
- the HFE gene encoding hereditary hemochromatosis protein isoform X7, giving the protein MGPRARPALLFLILLRTVATQGRPPRSHSLRYLFMGASEPDLGLPLFEALGYVDDQLFVAYNHESRRAESRAQWVLGGATSQLWLQLSQSLKGWDHMFIVDFWTIMDNHNHSKVPPLVKVTHHVASAVTFLRCQALNFYPQNITVRWLKDRQPVDAKDAESEDVLPNGDGTYQTWVALAVTPGEEQRYTCQVEHPGLDQPLTATWEPSLSNTLAIGVISVIAVCVIIFFTGILFRILRRRQASRGATGDYVLAECE; this is encoded by the exons ATGGGCCCGCGAGCCCGGCCCGCGCTCCTCTTCCTGATCCTCTTGCGGACCGTGGCCACGCAGGGGCGACCGCCGC GGTCACACTCTCTGCGCTACCTCTTCATGGGTGCCTCAGAGCCGGACCTTGGGCTCCCCCTGTTTGAGGCCTTGGGCTACGTGGACGACCAGCTGTTTGTGGCCTACAATCACGAGAGTCGCCGTGCAGAGTCCCGCGCCCAGTGGGTTTTGGGTGGGGCAACCAGCCAGCTGTGGCTGCAGCTGAGTCAGAGCCTGAAAGGGTGGGATCACATGTTCATCGTTGACTTCTGGACCATCATGGACAACCACAACCACAGCAAGG TGCCTCCTTTGGTGAAGGTGACTCATCATGTGGCCTCTGCAGTGACCTTTCTACGGTGTCAGGCTCTGAACTTCTACCCCCAGAACATCACCGTGAGGTGGTTGAAGGACAGGCAGCCAGTGGATGCCAAGGATGCCGAGTCTGAGGACGTGCTGCCCAATGGGGACGGGACCTACCAGACCTGGGTGGCTTTGGCTGTGACCCCTGGGGAAGAACAGAGATACACCTGCCAGGTGGAGCACCCAGGCCTGGATCAGCCCCTCACTGCAACCTGGG agcCCTCACTGTCTAACACACTGGCCATTGGAGTCATCAGTGTGATTGCTGTTTGTGTCATCATCTTCTTTACTGGAATTTTGTTCAGAATCTTAAGGAGAAGGCAAGCTTCAA GAGGAGCCACGGGGGACTACGTCTTAGCTGAATGTGAGTGA
- the HFE gene encoding hereditary hemochromatosis protein isoform X4 — translation MGPRARPALLFLILLRTVATQGRPPRSHSLRYLFMGASEPDLGLPLFEALGYVDDQLFVAYNHESRRAESRAQWVLGGATSQLWLQLSQSLKGWDHMFIVDFWTIMDNHNHSKVMKLGMLPESHTLQVILGCEVQEDNSTRGFWKYGYDGQDHLEFCLETLDWRAAESKAVTTKLEWEVNKIRAKKNKAYLERDCPEQLQWLLELGRGVLDRQVPPLVKVTHHVASAVTFLRCQALNFYPQNITVRWLKDRQPVDAKDAESEDVLPNGDGTYQTWVALAVTPGEEQRYTCQVEHPGLDQPLTATWEPSLSNTLAIGVISVIAVCVIIFFTGILFRILRRRQASRGATGDYVLAECE, via the exons ATGGGCCCGCGAGCCCGGCCCGCGCTCCTCTTCCTGATCCTCTTGCGGACCGTGGCCACGCAGGGGCGACCGCCGC GGTCACACTCTCTGCGCTACCTCTTCATGGGTGCCTCAGAGCCGGACCTTGGGCTCCCCCTGTTTGAGGCCTTGGGCTACGTGGACGACCAGCTGTTTGTGGCCTACAATCACGAGAGTCGCCGTGCAGAGTCCCGCGCCCAGTGGGTTTTGGGTGGGGCAACCAGCCAGCTGTGGCTGCAGCTGAGTCAGAGCCTGAAAGGGTGGGATCACATGTTCATCGTTGACTTCTGGACCATCATGGACAACCACAACCACAGCAAGG TAATGAAGCTGGGGATGTTGCCAGAGTCCCACACCCTGCAGGTGATCCTGGGCTGTGAGGTGCAAGAGGACAACAGCACCAGGGGGTTCTGGAAGTATGGATATGATGGGCAGGACCATCTTGAATTCTGCCTTGAGACACTGGATTGGAGAGCAGCAGAGTCCAAGGCCGTGACTACCAAACTGGAGTGGGAAGTGAATAAAATTCGGGCCAAGAAGAACAAAGCTTATCTCGAGAGGGACTGCCCTGAgcagctgcagtggttgctggagctggggagaggggtgcTGGACCGGCAAG TGCCTCCTTTGGTGAAGGTGACTCATCATGTGGCCTCTGCAGTGACCTTTCTACGGTGTCAGGCTCTGAACTTCTACCCCCAGAACATCACCGTGAGGTGGTTGAAGGACAGGCAGCCAGTGGATGCCAAGGATGCCGAGTCTGAGGACGTGCTGCCCAATGGGGACGGGACCTACCAGACCTGGGTGGCTTTGGCTGTGACCCCTGGGGAAGAACAGAGATACACCTGCCAGGTGGAGCACCCAGGCCTGGATCAGCCCCTCACTGCAACCTGGG agcCCTCACTGTCTAACACACTGGCCATTGGAGTCATCAGTGTGATTGCTGTTTGTGTCATCATCTTCTTTACTGGAATTTTGTTCAGAATCTTAAGGAGAAGGCAAGCTTCAA GAGGAGCCACGGGGGACTACGTCTTAGCTGAATGTGAGTGA
- the HFE gene encoding hereditary hemochromatosis protein isoform X6 has translation MGPRARPALLFLILLRTVATQGRPPRSHSLRYLFMGASEPDLGLPLFEALGYVDDQLFVAYNHESRRAESRAQWVLGGATSQLWLQLSQSLKGWDHMFIVDFWTIMDNHNHSKVMKLGMLPESHTLQVILGCEVQEDNSTRGFWKYGYDGQDHLEFCLETLDWRAAESKAVTTKLEWEVNKIRAKKNKAYLERDCPEQLQWLLELGRGVLDRQVTFLRCQALNFYPQNITVRWLKDRQPVDAKDAESEDVLPNGDGTYQTWVALAVTPGEEQRYTCQVEHPGLDQPLTATWEPSLSNTLAIGVISVIAVCVIIFFTGILFRILRRRQASRGATGDYVLAECE, from the exons ATGGGCCCGCGAGCCCGGCCCGCGCTCCTCTTCCTGATCCTCTTGCGGACCGTGGCCACGCAGGGGCGACCGCCGC GGTCACACTCTCTGCGCTACCTCTTCATGGGTGCCTCAGAGCCGGACCTTGGGCTCCCCCTGTTTGAGGCCTTGGGCTACGTGGACGACCAGCTGTTTGTGGCCTACAATCACGAGAGTCGCCGTGCAGAGTCCCGCGCCCAGTGGGTTTTGGGTGGGGCAACCAGCCAGCTGTGGCTGCAGCTGAGTCAGAGCCTGAAAGGGTGGGATCACATGTTCATCGTTGACTTCTGGACCATCATGGACAACCACAACCACAGCAAGG TAATGAAGCTGGGGATGTTGCCAGAGTCCCACACCCTGCAGGTGATCCTGGGCTGTGAGGTGCAAGAGGACAACAGCACCAGGGGGTTCTGGAAGTATGGATATGATGGGCAGGACCATCTTGAATTCTGCCTTGAGACACTGGATTGGAGAGCAGCAGAGTCCAAGGCCGTGACTACCAAACTGGAGTGGGAAGTGAATAAAATTCGGGCCAAGAAGAACAAAGCTTATCTCGAGAGGGACTGCCCTGAgcagctgcagtggttgctggagctggggagaggggtgcTGGACCGGCAAG TGACCTTTCTACGGTGTCAGGCTCTGAACTTCTACCCCCAGAACATCACCGTGAGGTGGTTGAAGGACAGGCAGCCAGTGGATGCCAAGGATGCCGAGTCTGAGGACGTGCTGCCCAATGGGGACGGGACCTACCAGACCTGGGTGGCTTTGGCTGTGACCCCTGGGGAAGAACAGAGATACACCTGCCAGGTGGAGCACCCAGGCCTGGATCAGCCCCTCACTGCAACCTGGG agcCCTCACTGTCTAACACACTGGCCATTGGAGTCATCAGTGTGATTGCTGTTTGTGTCATCATCTTCTTTACTGGAATTTTGTTCAGAATCTTAAGGAGAAGGCAAGCTTCAA GAGGAGCCACGGGGGACTACGTCTTAGCTGAATGTGAGTGA
- the HFE gene encoding hereditary hemochromatosis protein isoform X2: MGPRARPALLFLILLRTVATQGRPPRSHSLRYLFMGASEPDLGLPLFEALGYVDDQLFVAYNHESRRAESRAQWVLGGATSQLWLQLSQSLKGWDHMFIVDFWTIMDNHNHSKVMKLGMLPESHTLQVILGCEVQEDNSTRGFWKYGYDGQDHLEFCLETLDWRAAESKAVTTKLEWEVNKIRAKKNKAYLERDCPEQLQWLLELGRGVLDRQGCLLPPTHRGREVKVLVLLARVERSSLQILPPSCPVPPLVKVTHHVASAVTFLRCQALNFYPQNITVRWLKDRQPVDAKDAESEDVLPNGDGTYQTWVALAVTPGEEQRYTCQVEHPGLDQPLTATWEPSLSNTLAIGVISVIAVCVIIFFTGILFRILRRRQASRGATGDYVLAECE, from the exons ATGGGCCCGCGAGCCCGGCCCGCGCTCCTCTTCCTGATCCTCTTGCGGACCGTGGCCACGCAGGGGCGACCGCCGC GGTCACACTCTCTGCGCTACCTCTTCATGGGTGCCTCAGAGCCGGACCTTGGGCTCCCCCTGTTTGAGGCCTTGGGCTACGTGGACGACCAGCTGTTTGTGGCCTACAATCACGAGAGTCGCCGTGCAGAGTCCCGCGCCCAGTGGGTTTTGGGTGGGGCAACCAGCCAGCTGTGGCTGCAGCTGAGTCAGAGCCTGAAAGGGTGGGATCACATGTTCATCGTTGACTTCTGGACCATCATGGACAACCACAACCACAGCAAGG TAATGAAGCTGGGGATGTTGCCAGAGTCCCACACCCTGCAGGTGATCCTGGGCTGTGAGGTGCAAGAGGACAACAGCACCAGGGGGTTCTGGAAGTATGGATATGATGGGCAGGACCATCTTGAATTCTGCCTTGAGACACTGGATTGGAGAGCAGCAGAGTCCAAGGCCGTGACTACCAAACTGGAGTGGGAAGTGAATAAAATTCGGGCCAAGAAGAACAAAGCTTATCTCGAGAGGGACTGCCCTGAgcagctgcagtggttgctggagctggggagaggggtgcTGGACCGGCAAG GGTGTCTTCTTCCTCCAACCCATAGAGGAAGGGAAGTGAAAGTTCTGGTCTTGCTGGCAAGGGTAGAAAGATCCTCTCTCCAgatccttcctccttcctgtccaGTGCCTCCTTTGGTGAAGGTGACTCATCATGTGGCCTCTGCAGTGACCTTTCTACGGTGTCAGGCTCTGAACTTCTACCCCCAGAACATCACCGTGAGGTGGTTGAAGGACAGGCAGCCAGTGGATGCCAAGGATGCCGAGTCTGAGGACGTGCTGCCCAATGGGGACGGGACCTACCAGACCTGGGTGGCTTTGGCTGTGACCCCTGGGGAAGAACAGAGATACACCTGCCAGGTGGAGCACCCAGGCCTGGATCAGCCCCTCACTGCAACCTGGG agcCCTCACTGTCTAACACACTGGCCATTGGAGTCATCAGTGTGATTGCTGTTTGTGTCATCATCTTCTTTACTGGAATTTTGTTCAGAATCTTAAGGAGAAGGCAAGCTTCAA GAGGAGCCACGGGGGACTACGTCTTAGCTGAATGTGAGTGA
- the HFE gene encoding hereditary hemochromatosis protein isoform X1, with protein sequence MILHSEVMTSVLNHLHVCDLVDSTTHLRGSHSLRYLFMGASEPDLGLPLFEALGYVDDQLFVAYNHESRRAESRAQWVLGGATSQLWLQLSQSLKGWDHMFIVDFWTIMDNHNHSKVMKLGMLPESHTLQVILGCEVQEDNSTRGFWKYGYDGQDHLEFCLETLDWRAAESKAVTTKLEWEVNKIRAKKNKAYLERDCPEQLQWLLELGRGVLDRQGCLLPPTHRGREVKVLVLLARVERSSLQILPPSCPVPPLVKVTHHVASAVTFLRCQALNFYPQNITVRWLKDRQPVDAKDAESEDVLPNGDGTYQTWVALAVTPGEEQRYTCQVEHPGLDQPLTATWEPSLSNTLAIGVISVIAVCVIIFFTGILFRILRRRQASRGATGDYVLAECE encoded by the exons ATGATACTTCACAGTGAAGTAATGACCTCAGTTTTAAATCACCTTCATGTCTGTGATCTTGTTGACTCTACTACGCATTTGAGAG GGTCACACTCTCTGCGCTACCTCTTCATGGGTGCCTCAGAGCCGGACCTTGGGCTCCCCCTGTTTGAGGCCTTGGGCTACGTGGACGACCAGCTGTTTGTGGCCTACAATCACGAGAGTCGCCGTGCAGAGTCCCGCGCCCAGTGGGTTTTGGGTGGGGCAACCAGCCAGCTGTGGCTGCAGCTGAGTCAGAGCCTGAAAGGGTGGGATCACATGTTCATCGTTGACTTCTGGACCATCATGGACAACCACAACCACAGCAAGG TAATGAAGCTGGGGATGTTGCCAGAGTCCCACACCCTGCAGGTGATCCTGGGCTGTGAGGTGCAAGAGGACAACAGCACCAGGGGGTTCTGGAAGTATGGATATGATGGGCAGGACCATCTTGAATTCTGCCTTGAGACACTGGATTGGAGAGCAGCAGAGTCCAAGGCCGTGACTACCAAACTGGAGTGGGAAGTGAATAAAATTCGGGCCAAGAAGAACAAAGCTTATCTCGAGAGGGACTGCCCTGAgcagctgcagtggttgctggagctggggagaggggtgcTGGACCGGCAAG GGTGTCTTCTTCCTCCAACCCATAGAGGAAGGGAAGTGAAAGTTCTGGTCTTGCTGGCAAGGGTAGAAAGATCCTCTCTCCAgatccttcctccttcctgtccaGTGCCTCCTTTGGTGAAGGTGACTCATCATGTGGCCTCTGCAGTGACCTTTCTACGGTGTCAGGCTCTGAACTTCTACCCCCAGAACATCACCGTGAGGTGGTTGAAGGACAGGCAGCCAGTGGATGCCAAGGATGCCGAGTCTGAGGACGTGCTGCCCAATGGGGACGGGACCTACCAGACCTGGGTGGCTTTGGCTGTGACCCCTGGGGAAGAACAGAGATACACCTGCCAGGTGGAGCACCCAGGCCTGGATCAGCCCCTCACTGCAACCTGGG agcCCTCACTGTCTAACACACTGGCCATTGGAGTCATCAGTGTGATTGCTGTTTGTGTCATCATCTTCTTTACTGGAATTTTGTTCAGAATCTTAAGGAGAAGGCAAGCTTCAA GAGGAGCCACGGGGGACTACGTCTTAGCTGAATGTGAGTGA
- the HFE gene encoding hereditary hemochromatosis protein isoform X5, translated as MILHSEVMTSVLNHLHVCDLVDSTTHLRGSHSLRYLFMGASEPDLGLPLFEALGYVDDQLFVAYNHESRRAESRAQWVLGGATSQLWLQLSQSLKGWDHMFIVDFWTIMDNHNHSKVMKLGMLPESHTLQVILGCEVQEDNSTRGFWKYGYDGQDHLEFCLETLDWRAAESKAVTTKLEWEVNKIRAKKNKAYLERDCPEQLQWLLELGRGVLDRQVTFLRCQALNFYPQNITVRWLKDRQPVDAKDAESEDVLPNGDGTYQTWVALAVTPGEEQRYTCQVEHPGLDQPLTATWEPSLSNTLAIGVISVIAVCVIIFFTGILFRILRRRQASRGATGDYVLAECE; from the exons ATGATACTTCACAGTGAAGTAATGACCTCAGTTTTAAATCACCTTCATGTCTGTGATCTTGTTGACTCTACTACGCATTTGAGAG GGTCACACTCTCTGCGCTACCTCTTCATGGGTGCCTCAGAGCCGGACCTTGGGCTCCCCCTGTTTGAGGCCTTGGGCTACGTGGACGACCAGCTGTTTGTGGCCTACAATCACGAGAGTCGCCGTGCAGAGTCCCGCGCCCAGTGGGTTTTGGGTGGGGCAACCAGCCAGCTGTGGCTGCAGCTGAGTCAGAGCCTGAAAGGGTGGGATCACATGTTCATCGTTGACTTCTGGACCATCATGGACAACCACAACCACAGCAAGG TAATGAAGCTGGGGATGTTGCCAGAGTCCCACACCCTGCAGGTGATCCTGGGCTGTGAGGTGCAAGAGGACAACAGCACCAGGGGGTTCTGGAAGTATGGATATGATGGGCAGGACCATCTTGAATTCTGCCTTGAGACACTGGATTGGAGAGCAGCAGAGTCCAAGGCCGTGACTACCAAACTGGAGTGGGAAGTGAATAAAATTCGGGCCAAGAAGAACAAAGCTTATCTCGAGAGGGACTGCCCTGAgcagctgcagtggttgctggagctggggagaggggtgcTGGACCGGCAAG TGACCTTTCTACGGTGTCAGGCTCTGAACTTCTACCCCCAGAACATCACCGTGAGGTGGTTGAAGGACAGGCAGCCAGTGGATGCCAAGGATGCCGAGTCTGAGGACGTGCTGCCCAATGGGGACGGGACCTACCAGACCTGGGTGGCTTTGGCTGTGACCCCTGGGGAAGAACAGAGATACACCTGCCAGGTGGAGCACCCAGGCCTGGATCAGCCCCTCACTGCAACCTGGG agcCCTCACTGTCTAACACACTGGCCATTGGAGTCATCAGTGTGATTGCTGTTTGTGTCATCATCTTCTTTACTGGAATTTTGTTCAGAATCTTAAGGAGAAGGCAAGCTTCAA GAGGAGCCACGGGGGACTACGTCTTAGCTGAATGTGAGTGA
- the HFE gene encoding hereditary hemochromatosis protein isoform X3 — MILHSEVMTSVLNHLHVCDLVDSTTHLRGSHSLRYLFMGASEPDLGLPLFEALGYVDDQLFVAYNHESRRAESRAQWVLGGATSQLWLQLSQSLKGWDHMFIVDFWTIMDNHNHSKVMKLGMLPESHTLQVILGCEVQEDNSTRGFWKYGYDGQDHLEFCLETLDWRAAESKAVTTKLEWEVNKIRAKKNKAYLERDCPEQLQWLLELGRGVLDRQVPPLVKVTHHVASAVTFLRCQALNFYPQNITVRWLKDRQPVDAKDAESEDVLPNGDGTYQTWVALAVTPGEEQRYTCQVEHPGLDQPLTATWEPSLSNTLAIGVISVIAVCVIIFFTGILFRILRRRQASRGATGDYVLAECE; from the exons ATGATACTTCACAGTGAAGTAATGACCTCAGTTTTAAATCACCTTCATGTCTGTGATCTTGTTGACTCTACTACGCATTTGAGAG GGTCACACTCTCTGCGCTACCTCTTCATGGGTGCCTCAGAGCCGGACCTTGGGCTCCCCCTGTTTGAGGCCTTGGGCTACGTGGACGACCAGCTGTTTGTGGCCTACAATCACGAGAGTCGCCGTGCAGAGTCCCGCGCCCAGTGGGTTTTGGGTGGGGCAACCAGCCAGCTGTGGCTGCAGCTGAGTCAGAGCCTGAAAGGGTGGGATCACATGTTCATCGTTGACTTCTGGACCATCATGGACAACCACAACCACAGCAAGG TAATGAAGCTGGGGATGTTGCCAGAGTCCCACACCCTGCAGGTGATCCTGGGCTGTGAGGTGCAAGAGGACAACAGCACCAGGGGGTTCTGGAAGTATGGATATGATGGGCAGGACCATCTTGAATTCTGCCTTGAGACACTGGATTGGAGAGCAGCAGAGTCCAAGGCCGTGACTACCAAACTGGAGTGGGAAGTGAATAAAATTCGGGCCAAGAAGAACAAAGCTTATCTCGAGAGGGACTGCCCTGAgcagctgcagtggttgctggagctggggagaggggtgcTGGACCGGCAAG TGCCTCCTTTGGTGAAGGTGACTCATCATGTGGCCTCTGCAGTGACCTTTCTACGGTGTCAGGCTCTGAACTTCTACCCCCAGAACATCACCGTGAGGTGGTTGAAGGACAGGCAGCCAGTGGATGCCAAGGATGCCGAGTCTGAGGACGTGCTGCCCAATGGGGACGGGACCTACCAGACCTGGGTGGCTTTGGCTGTGACCCCTGGGGAAGAACAGAGATACACCTGCCAGGTGGAGCACCCAGGCCTGGATCAGCCCCTCACTGCAACCTGGG agcCCTCACTGTCTAACACACTGGCCATTGGAGTCATCAGTGTGATTGCTGTTTGTGTCATCATCTTCTTTACTGGAATTTTGTTCAGAATCTTAAGGAGAAGGCAAGCTTCAA GAGGAGCCACGGGGGACTACGTCTTAGCTGAATGTGAGTGA